The Geminicoccus roseus DSM 18922 DNA window GACGCCAGCAACCTTGCCATCCGCGGTTATGACACGGTCGCCTACTTCACCGATGGCCGGTCGATCAAAGGCAAGCCCGAGTTCCAGTACGTCTGGCAGGACGCGCGGTGGCTGTTTGCCAGCGCCGAACACAAGACTTTGTTTGCTGACGACCCTGTTCGCTATGCTCCGCAGTTTGGCGGCTTCTGTACAGGCGGCGTGAGCCTTGGCCGGCTCTCACCCATCGATCCCGAGGCCTGGCTCATCGTCGAGGGCCGTCTTTACCTCTACTACGACAAGCAGGGCCGGGATGAGAGCTTGGCCGAGCTAGAAGCCGATATTGCTGCCGCTACTGAAAAGTGGGAGGCGCTGCGCAACGTTCCTTGATGAAACGCGTTGCGGTGGATGTGTCGGGTCGTTCGAGACAATGAGGTTGCCCAAAGTAAATTAATAGAAGTGGCTGAATTGGTCACCAGGAATGGACTTGCACAGGACCGTGTGATGGTGGGTATCTTAACAGGCTGATCTGTCTCGCATGTTCTAGATCGGTTCCACCTAGCGTCTCGGAAGATCAAGAACAACCCATGTGGGACAGGGAAGGGTGTCTCGGCTGATCGTCTTGCTGGGGTACACCCTTGAGAGACATGCGTATGAGTGGACCCTTGGCGCGGCGTGCTGGTGGCACTGGTCGAGCGAGTGGCCAGTGCAATGCCCGAAGACCTTGCCGAGATCGAGATCACCCGGCGGGGCTAGTGGCTTGAGTTAGAGGTCCGTTGGCAGAAGCGAGCGACGCTGGCGAGAATGGTATCCGCGCTCTTGGTCCAGACGAATGGTCTGGGATCTGCGTTGTTGGCAGCGATGTAGGCTCGGATGGCCTCCTCCAACGCCTCGGTGCAGGTGAACACGCCGCGCTCGATCCGGCGCCGGGTCAGCAGAGCGAACCAGCACTCGACCAGGTTGAGTCAGGAGGCCGAGGTCGGGGTGAAGTGCAGGTGGAAGCGAGGCCGCTTGACCAGCCAGTCCTGGACGATCCGGGTCTTGTGGGTGGCGGCATTATCGAGCACCACATGAACGTCGGCATCCGCCGGCACGCTTGCCTCGATCGAGTCGAGGAAGGCGCGGAACTCGATGCTGCGATGCCGGCGCTGGCAGCGGCCGATGACGGTGCCGGCCTTGATGTCCAAAGCTGCGAACAGGTCGGTGGTGCCGCAGCGCCGATAGTCATGGGTCTGGCGCTCGGGCTGGCCGGGTCGCATCGGCAGGATGGGCGCCGTCGGCCGCAGCGCCTAAATCTGCGGCTTCTCGTCGACGCACAGCACCAACGCCCGGTCGGGCGGGTTCAGATACAGGCCGACCACATCGCGGACCCTCTCCACGAAGGCTGGATCGGTCGGGAGCTTGAACGCCTCCACCCGGTGCGGCCGCAGACCAAAGGCCCGCCAGATCCGGCTCACCGCCGTTTGGCTCAACCCGGCCCCCCTGCCATCGACCGGGTGCTCCAGTGGGGGCGTTGGCCGGCATCTCCTCCAGGGTCAGCGCGACCAGACGTTCCACGGCCTCGTCGTCGATCTGTCTTGGCGCACCGGAACGTGGCGCATCGACCAGACCCTCCAGCCGATGCAGGGCAAAGCGCCGGCGCCACAGGGCCACCGTCGACCGGCTCACACCAAGTACCCAGGCTACTCCAAGATTGGTGGCGTCAGGCTCGGCACAGGCGAGCACCACCCGGGCACGTTACGCCAGCGCCTGTCCCAGGGTGTCGCCGGATCAGGTTCTCCAACGCCGCCCGTTCCGTCGATGTCAGTTCGACAGCAAGCGCCTTCGGACCCCGAGCCATGGCAGCCTCTCCTAACGAAGATGCTACAATCGCCCACTTCATCCAGAGTGCAAGCCAATCTGTAACTCAGACCACTAGCAGGAGTTCGTCAAGTTAGAGGACTGGCTGCCCCACCAGATCATCAGCCGTTGAGGATCGAGGAAGGGCATTTCGGCCTCACACGCCACTGCACGCAATGCATCGCTCATCGCGTGGATCGTCCGGGGTAAACACCGATTAATGATCGGCGTGGTTATGCAGGACGACCAGTTGTTCGTCGGCAGCATCGCCGACAACATCAGCCTCTTTGTCTGCTAGCCCGACCGGGAAGCGGATCGAGGCCGGTGCCGCAATGGCCACGGTGCACGACGACATCGTCGCCATGCCGATGGGCTACGGCACCTTGATCAGTAACATGGGCGCGCTGCTCTCCGGCGGCCAAAAACAGCGCGTCCTGATCGCGCGCCCGCTCTACTGCGACTCGGCCTGATGTTGTTGGACGTGGCCAATGAGCAGGACGACGCGCCGCTCGCGTTGACCGGGCAGGCTATCTCCCAAGTGGCGACCGCTGATCGGGCCTGCCTGTTCGCGGATGAAGAGATGGTCGAGATGCGTAATGATTGAAGAGACAAGCTCAAGCGGGTCGGGCGCAAAGTTCCTGGTCGAAGGCTTTAGACAGTGGTCGAGACATCATCGCCGCCGTCGCACCCGCGAAGTCCTGTGGCCGTGAACCTACATTATCCCTCGAAGGGCAGCCAGCTTAAGCCGCCGTCGCTACTGGCGATGACGCTGCCGTCATGGGTCGCTGCAAACAGGCGCTGCGGATCAGCCGGATCGGTTGCCAGACGGAGGATGTAGTAATCTCCGGCGCCTACCCTCTCGAACTCCGCCTCATCCTCCTGTCTTCGCATGAGGCCCTGCCCAACGACGAAGGCATAGAGCGTCCCATCCGGGGCTACCTCGACCATCGTGATCGGTGATCGTTCGATCAACGCATCCCAGCTCTTCCCGCTGTCGTTGCTGCGCAGCAGGCCATGGCGGGTTGCGGCGTAGATCCTGCTCGGATCGGTTGCCGACGTGGCCAGATCAATCAGTCCTTCGGGCAAAGGGCTGGTAGTCTTCCAGGTTTGCCCGCTATCTGTGCTAACCCGCAAGACATCATCGGCTACGTAGAGTCGAGTGGGATCGGCCCCGCTGACCGCCACTTGGTGGTAGTCGCGACGCGCCTCCACGCCGGCCAGGATTTCCTGCCACGTAGCCCCCAGGTCTTTTGAGACCAACAAGCCAAGATTGCCGCCTGCCAATGGATGGCCGCTTGCGTAAAGCTGTTCCGGATTCCCTGGATCAAGACTGAAACGCTTCAAATCTTGGATCGCTGAGACCCGCTGTACTCTGCCGCCTGGCTGTGTTCGGAACAGACCGTGATGGGTCGCAATTAAAAGCTGGTCTCGCTGTCGCCGATCTACCGCCAAGTCGTGGATGTGCGTGCGTCGAGCGAGTTCGTCGAGGCTGAGATCCTCGACTGCTAGCACCGGCCCAGTAACAGCCATCCCTATCGTCAGAATGGCTAGGCAAGCCACTGTTCGACCTAAAAAAGCATGCATGGGAGATCCTTGTTATGATGGAATGAAGGCCGTTCGTTTAGGGGAAGCAGACCAGCGAATGCGCAGGAACGAGAGATGATCGTGTGGACGAGAAGACGGACGGGCGCGGTTGCTTTGGCGGTCCTGGTGGTAGGGGCTGCCGCTGTGTGGATGCAGATCCCGGCCGAGGCCGGGATCGACCCGAACGATCCTGCCCAGGTCGCCACAGGCCAGGCCATCTATGCCCAGCACTGCGCTTCATGCCACGGCGTGGATCTGGAGGGTGAGCCAGACTGGCGGGAAGCGAAGCCGGATGGAAAGCTGCCGGCCCCGCCTCACGGCATCACCGGCCACACCTGGCATCATCCGCAGGACATGCTGTTCGACATCACCAAGCATGGCATCGCGGCCATGGCCCCGGCAGGCTACCCGACCGACATGCCGGCGTTCGACGGAATCCTCACGGACGAGCAGATCCGCGCGGTGCTGGCTTTCATCGCCAGCACCTGGCCGGAAGACATTCAGGAGCGCTGGATGGCGGCGTCACGCCCGTCGCCGGAGTGACCGCCGCCCCGCCACTCGTCTGGTCTCAGAACGAGATGCGAACACCCACCAGGAAGGACAGGTTGTCGACATCCTCCCCCTCGTCACGGGCAAGGTCGGCCGTGTTGCCGAGCTGGCGTTCCCAGCTCACCCCGATATAGGGCGCCACCTCGCGGATGACCTCGTAGCGCAGGCGCAGGCCCAGCTCGATGTCGTTGAACCCGCTGGCACTGCCGATCTCCCGGTCGTTGCCGAACGCGACATTGGTCTCGAGCTTGGGCTGGAGCACGAGCCGCTGCGTGATCAGCATGTCGTATTCCAGCTCCAGGCGCGCCGACGCCACGCCCTCCTCGCTCACGAAGCCCTGGAGGTCGACCTCGAAGTAGCCGGGTGCGAGCCCCTGCAGCCCGATGACGCCATAGGCGCGCGACGGGCTGGGCTCGAAGTCGTAGCGCAGGCCTGCCTGGACATCCCAGTAATAGCCGAGCAGCCGCGAGTAGAGCAGTTGCACCTCGGCCGACTCGAAGGATTCCGACGCAGCATATTCACCCTGCGTCTTCAGCCATACGCTGTTGTAGTCGCCGCCATACCAGGCCTGGGCATCCCAGCCGACCACGGGCTTGCCGTCGCCGAAGCGATACTCCAGCTCGTCCACGATGACCTGGCCATAAAGCTCTGCGCCATGGGCGGGCGGCGTCATCTCTGCCGTGCCGGCCGCAGACTGTGCGGCGACGGACGATGCCAGAAGAAAAGGCGAAATCACTCCGGCGGCGCCGAGAACTGCCGTTTCGTACCATATCCTGTTCACTGCCCGTTCACTCCGCCGCTGCCGTCTGGCGCTGGACGACAACCTTGCGCATCATCCCGGTTTCCATGTGGTAGAGCAGGTGGCAGTGGAACGCCCAGCCGCCCTCGGCATCCACCGGGATGTCCACGTCGAGCGACGTGCCCGGCTTGATGTTCACGACATGCTTCAGCGGATCACGGGCATCGTTGCCGACCCGGGGCAGCATCCACATGCCATGGAGATGCATCGGATGGTTCATCATCGTCTCGTTGATGAACCGGAACCGCACCCGCTCGCCGTAGTTCAGGACGATCGGCTGGGCATCGGCGAACTTGTTGCCGTTGATCGACCAGAAATAGCGTTCCATGTTGCCGGTCAGCCGGACTTCGATGATCCGGTCCGGCTCCCGGGCGTCGAAGGGCGAGGCGAGCGCCTTCAGGTCGCGGTACGACAGGACCTTGGTGCCCGCGGGCGCGCCCGTATCCACGGCGATCGGATCGGCCATAGCCATGCCGGCCATGTCGCCCATTCCCTCCATCTTGGAATGATCCATGCCGGCCATGTCGCCCATTCCCTTCATGTTGGAATGATCCATGCCGGCCATGTCGCCCATCCCGTCCGTCTTGGCATGGTCCATGCCGGCCATGTCGCCGTGATCCATGTCCATCGGCGGGACGTGGCCCGGAGCATCGGTCTCGGGTCGGGGCGTGCCGCGCTCGAGGCCGGTCGGGCCGAAGCTCATCCCCATGTCGGCCATGGTCAGCATCGGCCGGGGCCGATGCGCCGGCAGCGGCTCGACCATGCCCTTGCGCGTGGCGAGGGTCGCGCGGGCGAAGCCCGTCCGGTCCATCGACTCGGCGAGGATCGAGTAGGCCCTGTCCTCATCCGGCCGCACGATCACGTCATAGGTTTCGGCGACCGCGATCCGGAACTCGTCCACCGGCGTCGGCTGGACGTTGTTGCCGTCCGCCTGCACCACGGTCATCTTCAGGCCGGGAATGCGCACGTCGAAATAGGTCATCGCCGACGAGTTGATGAACCGCAGCCGGATCCGCTCGCCCGGCTCGAACAGGGCCGTGAAGTTGCGCTCCGGCGACTGGCCGTTGACCAG harbors:
- a CDS encoding YHS domain-containing (seleno)protein, whose amino-acid sequence is MNLDQHVMGWRLHVLVFAALLTASTAAAGERVNKDASNLAIRGYDTVAYFTDGRSIKGKPEFQYVWQDARWLFASAEHKTLFADDPVRYAPQFGGFCTGGVSLGRLSPIDPEAWLIVEGRLYLYYDKQGRDESLAELEADIAAATEKWEALRNVP
- a CDS encoding WD40/YVTN/BNR-like repeat-containing protein → MKRFSLDPGNPEQLYASGHPLAGGNLGLLVSKDLGATWQEILAGVEARRDYHQVAVSGADPTRLYVADDVLRVSTDSGQTWKTTSPLPEGLIDLATSATDPSRIYAATRHGLLRSNDSGKSWDALIERSPITMVEVAPDGTLYAFVVGQGLMRRQEDEAEFERVGAGDYYILRLATDPADPQRLFAATHDGSVIASSDGGLSWLPFEG
- a CDS encoding c-type cytochrome, which encodes MIVWTRRRTGAVALAVLVVGAAAVWMQIPAEAGIDPNDPAQVATGQAIYAQHCASCHGVDLEGEPDWREAKPDGKLPAPPHGITGHTWHHPQDMLFDITKHGIAAMAPAGYPTDMPAFDGILTDEQIRAVLAFIASTWPEDIQERWMAASRPSPE
- a CDS encoding copper resistance protein B is translated as MTPPAHGAELYGQVIVDELEYRFGDGKPVVGWDAQAWYGGDYNSVWLKTQGEYAASESFESAEVQLLYSRLLGYYWDVQAGLRYDFEPSPSRAYGVIGLQGLAPGYFEVDLQGFVSEEGVASARLELEYDMLITQRLVLQPKLETNVAFGNDREIGSASGFNDIELGLRLRYEVIREVAPYIGVSWERQLGNTADLARDEGEDVDNLSFLVGVRISF
- a CDS encoding copper resistance system multicopper oxidase yields the protein MMPRNFLGALGLVLAATAASTLASPSLVAGTYDLVIEEQTLNVTGVDRPGMVINGQFPGAPLRLKEGEDVTINVTNRLDEVTSVHWHGLLLPSSEDGVPGVSDGFDGIMPGTTHTYRFPVRQAGTYWFHSHSGVQEQLGVYAPIVIEPQKREPFRYDREYIIQLSDWTDENPERIIDNLKRDPGYYNYSKPTWSDLVRDLWNADSAEAKKDVVQERWAWAKMRMDRTDIADVTGYTFLVNGQSPERNFTALFEPGERIRLRFINSSAMTYFDVRIPGLKMTVVQADGNNVQPTPVDEFRIAVAETYDVIVRPDEDRAYSILAESMDRTGFARATLATRKGMVEPLPAHRPRPMLTMADMGMSFGPTGLERGTPRPETDAPGHVPPMDMDHGDMAGMDHAKTDGMGDMAGMDHSNMKGMGDMAGMDHSKMEGMGDMAGMAMADPIAVDTGAPAGTKVLSYRDLKALASPFDAREPDRIIEVRLTGNMERYFWSINGNKFADAQPIVLNYGERVRFRFINETMMNHPMHLHGMWMLPRVGNDARDPLKHVVNIKPGTSLDVDIPVDAEGGWAFHCHLLYHMETGMMRKVVVQRQTAAAE